aacgcagcgtcccccAGGCAAAAGGGGTGTACGAACaaagtattgagtatgtaaggcatgaaggtAACATAAGAAGACATGAAAGTATGTAGCATAAAAAGAATGTAACATGTAtatctgaactgcctctgagggccaatgatatgcataagtactataaatatatatatcctgatcatacatatatatgcgtatagaatgcctgtcaagcctctgtgggcatcccatcgtatcatatcggcctttgttggcataatcatcatcatatcgacTTCTATGGGCATAATCAttatcatatgaccagctgatcaggtggtagtgtgtatataacgccgtcaATCCCCATACCCATATAGATATAATACAAGTATATACGTATATAAAGCCTGTGGGGTCATAGTATGTACGCATGTAGATAATACAATGCATGAATATGGTAAGAGTGCATCCTGAACCTGTCGAAGTGGCGTAATGTTGTTATACCTCCGATCATCATTATGAAATAGCATTTTCATCATCATGTGACTTTATGAAgcatactgaatctgaagaagGACTTACTATGAACAATATCattagaacatgaatcaacatagaACATCTCTAGttgctaagaatggaatcattataGGAAGCATTATGTTTACGTTTCGCTCATgaggattgtcacgacccaaaccagattgccatgacgggcacccgtgccctacctaccgagcaccactaatcgtgttatcatatcataatcataaacaagggTGGAccactagggtcatcaaatggcaACCCGCTAGATCATAAGAGAATTATACTAAAAAGGTGCGAGCCAAAAGgacatatgtatataactatgctGGATAAAATTGTACAAGCCaataaggccatcatagacaaCTATgcaacaaaaatataggccgaggggGCCATATAAAGTCTAACTATACCATAACTATTACAATCCTCTAATAGAGTGCATGATATTACAAGGTCAGGACAGGTCCTGCCATACCATATCTATACAAAAATATAACATaccaaaacacaacaacaacttcAGGACATGGACtgtgctccaatatcagctgaatAGCAACCTATGGAGGCAGATCGTCAACCTATCTACATGAACATGTGggaatgaaacgcagcgccccaaAAAATTagcgtcagtacggataaagtactgagtatgtaaggcaagaaagtAACATAAAGAAGACATGAAAGTATGTAGGATGAAGGAAtgcaacctgtacatctgaactACCTTTAAGGGTCAATGACATGCATAAGtgttgtatatatgcatatataacgcctgatcatacatacatacatatgcgtatataacttctgtcaagcctctgtgggcatcccatcgtatcatatcggcctttatgggcataatcatcatcatatcggcctctatgggcataatcatcatcatataaccacctgatcaggtggtagtgcgtatataatgctGTCACCTTCCCCATGCCCTATATAGAAATAATACaagtatacgcgtatataatgcttATGGGGTGAtagtatatgtgtgtatatatataatgcaatgcatgaatattATAAGAGTGcatcctgaatctgtcggagtAGCGTTAGGTCGTTACACCTCTGAACATCAGTGTGAAGTAGCATTTTTATCATCATGTAACTCTATAAAgcatactgaatctgaagaagGACTTACTGCGAACAATATCATTGGAACATGAAACAACATAGGACATCTTTATCTGCTAAGAATGGGATCATTATGGGTAGCGTTACATTTACGTTTCGTTCATGAGgatcatgcaaaaagaaagaaagttagccctaacatacctcaagtcgtcaatAAAATCCCACAATGAAACTATTGGGCTAGTATTCCCATCTCCTTAGTCACTACTGCACACCTAATAGCCAATAGCaacctcatataagtctctttaatttCACATCACCACTCACCCCAAGATTTACATCAAAACAGCCTAATACACGCTTTGTATACAACacttatacactttcttcttccaattataccTAATATCACATCCTCAATAGAATCTCAACAACAACTACTATCCTTACAATAATGTTCTAGCTTAAAAACACATTTACAACATGACTCAAGTGAGATTACATCAACATAATCTCAAATTCATGTTTGAACCTTACGTCCAACTCTTTTCCCTCCAATCCTGGCATAATCATCACATAAACTCATAGACATAGAAATAAGATTGAATCTTACATtaagaactcaagaacactccaactccaagattacttCTCCTTGAAGCatcctccaaagcttctacaagaGGGAGAAACAAGTTTCAACCATACTTTAGAAACCTTTAAtacttgatcttctcttttgatccttgatttttctTAGGAATTGATTAGATATTGCTGGAGAGAGTTTCTAGAAGGTTAAAGGTCCGGTAAAGTGGAGAAAATAAGATAGAATGATAAGTATACGAATTATATAAAAAACGAACTGGAACCAACTTAAAAATACGGCCAGAAAATACTGGCCATATATATTTATACggtccaatatatatatacaccgtaATTCTCATCAACATACAGTCTGTATTTCCTCTTCCAAGATCAAACTCCGACAAAACGTATTCTCTTCGATTCGTTtatcctctaatccttccaacacttGCCAAaaatgaacttaaaccctcaaaTAATCAAGATGAACACATCTAATCTCACATAATCTCGAAGAAAAATCTGCGTTCCCAATCTATAGCAACCAACTAATGAAGAAACATAACGTATAAAAGTACGGAGTATAACAAGGAtcttgccaaaagaaagaaagttagtcttaacataccttaagTCATCAACACAAACCTACAACGAATCTGTCGGACCAGTACTTTAATCGCCTTACTCACTACAGCACACCTAACAACCAACAACACAgcaacaacctcatataagtctCCTTAATTTCACATCACTACTCACCCTAAGATTCTTATCAAAGAAACCCAATATACGCTTGTATACGACACTTATACATTTTCTTCCTCCAATTATACCAAGTATAACCTCCTTAATACAATTCTCAACATAATCTCAAGCTCATTTTTTAACCTTCCCTCTAACTTTTTTCCCTTCAAACCTAGCATAACCGTCATATAAACTCATTAACGTGGAAATAAGATGAAACTTTCCTTAAGAGCTCaaaaacacttcaattccaagattacTTCACCTTGGAGTGTCCTTCAAAGCTTCTATAAGAAGGAAAAACAAGCTTTAGTCAACACTTTGGAAACCTTTAgcacttgatcttctcttttgatccttgatATTACTTAGGGGTTGATTAGGTATGTTAGAGAGAGTTTTAGGTTAGAGGTCAGGGGAAGTGAAGGAAATAAGATAAAAGGAGGagtatacgatatatatatatatatataaactggaACCGACATAAAATACGGCCAGAAAATACTggttgtatgtatatgtatatatatacggtccgtatttttggACCGTATATCTTCAGAAAATCACCCTCTCTGCCTAAGGAAGTACAGACCGTATTCCAAAGTACTATTCGTATTTCCACTTTTCAAAACAAAACTTCGACTAAATGTATTCTCTTCGATTCGTTtatcctctaatccttccaacacataCCAAACATAAACTTATACCTTCGTATACTTAAGATGAACACGTCTAACCTTATAAACTTTGAAGATAATTTTTCTCTCCAAATCTATAACCACCAACTCATGAAAATGcttaacgtacaaaagtacggggtgtaacatcctgtCCTCCctcctcttagaaacattcgttctAGAATATTAAACCGTTAGAAGTCTATAggaattttggcagagtctcctctATAATATCACCACTGCCAACCTGCCTCACAACCCAACAATATAATACAATGCCGCACAAGGCTAcaacaatcaataacaacaatggtcacagaaagggttcgcctactaggtagGAATAAGTAGGTGCCCGTACGGActgaatttgggtcgtgacaatagtagATCTGACCACCACTctatagaacttgcctttaagtttttgtGGCACCTTTTTATCACACAAgactccggaggcaagcctctATTTCATCGTCCCCTCactaatacgatgtgtgacatcctcATCAATCTCCTCATTTCCTTCAATAATAGACCCAATATACTTGAAATTTTCTATCTTTTGAATCACCTGAGTATCAAGTCTCATGTCCACGCCATCCTTATGCGCTACTCCattgaacctgcactccaagtattttGCCTTGGTCCTGCACAACCTGAACCCTTTAGATTCCAGGatctgtctccaaacctccagcttagagTTAACTTTGTCGCGAGTCTCATCAATCAAAAAAATGTCATTTGGTAataacatacaccaaggcaccttaCCTTGAATATGTCGCGTCAAAACATCTATCACTAGGGCAAATAAGAACGGACTAAAGGCTGACCCTTGGTGAGACTGCATCACAATTGGGAAATGCTCCAAGTCACCTCCGACTGTCCTCATcctggtcttggctccatcatgcggtccttgatcgccctagtgTACGCCATAGGTATACCActggcctccaagcatctccatagaacctccctTGAGACTTTGTCGTATGCATTTTCCAAATCGATGAACACCATATGTAAGTCCTTCTTCGTCACcatatactgctccaccaatctcctcaCCAGTtaaatggcttctgtagttgagcatCACTGGTATGAATCCAAATTGGTTCTCCGAAATGTACACGCATCTtatcaccctcatctccaccactctcTCCCACACTTTCATAATGTGGCTTGGCATTTTGATCCCCCTATAATTGTTACAATTTTGAATgcctcccttgttcttgtacaaaggaatcattgtactccacctccatttcTCAAGCATTTTCGTCGTCCTAAAAAGAACATTAAACAACCAAGTTAGCCACTCCATACCTGCCCTGCCTGCGCACTTCTGAAATTCCACCAGAATCTAATCAGGCCCGGTCTCCCTACCTCCGTGCATTCTACCAATAGCCCTCTCGACATCCCTAATTGAAAGACGcctacaatacccaaaatcgcgACGCCTCTCAAAGTGCTCCAGCTCTCCCAATACAATGACTTTGTCCCCTTCTTCGTTAAAGAGTCTATGGAAATATTCCTGCCATCTCTATCTAATGAGTACCTCCTCCACCAAGATGTTTTCTTCATCATCATTAATGCATATCACTTGGTCCAGGTCTCGAGCCTTTCTTTTTCTTACTATGGCTAGCCTGTACAACTTTTTATCCCCGTCTTTGTCCTTTAGTTCTGCATACAAACATTCGAAAGTCACGTTGTTTGTTGCCGTCACCGCTAATTTTGCCTCCTTCCTCACCATCGTATACCCTTCCCTATTCATCCGCTTATCCTCCTCATCATTGCTCTCCACTAACATTGCATAAGCAGCCTTCTTTGCTTCCATTTCCCTAGAACTTCCCTATTCCACCACCAATGCCCGCGATGTCCACCAAAGTTACCTCTTAAGACCCCTAGCACCTCTCTCGTTGCTTCACTGATGAAACTAGCTAACCTATCCCACATGCTACTAGTATCACCACTACTCCCCCACTCCCTCATCTCCATCAAATTTTCTCCCATCTCCAGAGCTTGGCGGCCATCAAACCACCTTATTTGATCCTTGGTCTATCACCCAC
The sequence above is a segment of the Lycium barbarum isolate Lr01 chromosome 6, ASM1917538v2, whole genome shotgun sequence genome. Coding sequences within it:
- the LOC132643928 gene encoding uncharacterized protein LOC132643928 — translated: MRTVGGDLEHFPIVMQSHQGSAFSPFLFALVIDVLTRHIQGKVPWCMLLPNDIFLIDETRDKVNSKLEVWRQILESKGFRLCRTKAKYLECRFNGVAHKDGVDMRLDTQVIQKIENFKYIGSIIEGNEEIDEDVTHRISEGTMK